In Bacteroidales bacterium, the genomic stretch GGGGCATTAAAATATTTGACATTCTACACGAAAAAATTAAAAATCACAAAATATATTTTCAAGCAGAATATAACTTAGCAAAACCGAGAACATATTCGCACGCAAATTTAAAGTATCAAACTTGGACTCATTACAAGCAAGAATTAGCACATCCGGCAGGTTCAGATTTTAAAGAAATGTTTTTTAATATACATTATTCATACAAATCACTTCTTTTAGATTTCAATTACACAAATCTAACTTTAAACAATAAATCAACTTTTTCTGATATTTATATGCTTGATAATTATACATATTTTATTAATCCTGTACCTGAACAAATCATGCATAAAAATTTAACAATTGCATACATTATTAATCCGAGAACAAATCTTCAAATATACGGAGGCTTTGATTTCAGGGAAAAGCAAACAGAAAACAATATTGAAAAAAGTTCTTATATTATGTTCGGAATCAAAACAGGTTTAAATAATTTCTACTATGATTTTTAAAAACAACATAAAGCCCCGAAAAGCGTTAATAACAAAAACTGCTGCATGAATATTTATTCCAGAAAACAAAAATATAAGTTCATAATTTTTATTACGGCATTAATTATAGGCGTGGGGTTTATTTTATATGCAGGAAGTTTATCAAAAGAAATTTCGGAACAAGAACGTGAAAAAATTAAAATTTGGGCTGAATCTTTAAAAGAAACTTCCGAAATGCCTTTGGATGCAGAAATTAGTCCCACTTTATATAAAATATTACTTGAAAACAAATCAATTCCGGTAATTTTGTTGGATGAAGATATGTCAATTATTACACATCGAAATTTAAACGAAAAAAAGATACAAGACAGCATTTATTTGCAAAATAAGCTGGAATTAATGAAAGAACAACACGAACCAATTGTAATTGAATATCTTGCAGGACATAAAAATTACGTTTACTACGAAGATTCAGCTCTTTTAAGAAATCTGTATTATTATCCGTACTTTCAAATATTAGTTGTTACTTTTTTTATTGCAATTTCATATTTTGCATTCAGTTCGGCAAAACGAGCCGAAGAAAATCAACTGTGGGCAGGTATGTCAAAAGAAACTGCCCATCAATTAGGTACACCTATTTCTGCTCTTGTTGCTTGGGTCGAACTTTTGAAACTTAAAAGTGAAGACAAACAACTGATAGAAGAAGTAAGTAAAGACGTAAAACGCTTAGAAACCATTACTGAAAGATTTTCAGGTATCGGTTCAAGTCCGGTATTAATGCGAAATAATCTTTATAAAGTTCTGATAAATTCTGTTTCATACCTTCAACGCAGAACTTCAAAAAAAGTTGAATATATTTTAAACTTCGATAAAGAAGGAGAGCTTTTAATACCGTTAAACGAGTCTCTTTTTGAGTGGGTTATCGAAAATATGTGCAAAAATGCAATTGATGCCATGCAAGGAAAAGGAAAAATAACTATTTCGGTTACAGAAAAAAAAGAAAACGTATTTATTGATGTTCACGACACCGGAAAAGGAATTGCCAAATCGCAATTTAAAACAGTGTTTAAGCCCGGTTACACAACAAAAAAACGAGGTTGGGGTTTAGGTTTATCACTAGTAAAACGTATTATAGAAAGTTACCACTCAGGCAAAGTATATGTAAAAAGTTCAGAAGTTAATAAAGGTACAACTTTCAGAATAAATTTAAAAAAATAAAAGAAAAGAAACTGCCGATTCAAATTTTTTCCGGATAGTCGGTAATATCTCTTATTTCATTATACAACTTTTTAAGTCTTTTATACATTCTTAAATATACCTTTTTGTAAAGTTTATCATATATTTCTTTGTTTTTTTGTTGCGGAGAATATGATTTTTCAGTTCTGCACATATTTTTTACGGCATCTTCGTAAGAATTAAAATATTTCATCCCTACTGCAGCATTTATTGCTGCTCCGAGTGCGGATGTTTCATAAATATGAGGTTTTTCAACAGGCAAATTAAAAATATCTGCCGTTAATTGAAGTGCTTGCTCACTTTGTGAGCCGCCGCCGGAAACAATAATCTTTCGTATTTTTGTTTTAGTCTTTTTTTCGGTTCTTTGTAAACCTTCTTTCAAAGCATAAGCTAAACCTTCAAGAATTGCCCGGTAAATATGTGCTCTGTTATGAACATCACCGAAACCGATTATTGCACCTTTTGCCTCCGTGCCCGGAATTTTAACACCCGGCGACCAATACGGCTGTAAAGTAAGCCCGAGAGAACCCGGCGGAATTTTTTTAATCATCTCATCAAACAATTCTTCCGGTGTTTGTCCTGTTTTTTCGGCAATTTCAACTTCTTTAGAACCAAATTCGTTTTTAAACCAATTTACCATCCAAAACCCTCTGTATATCATAATTTCTGTGTTGAAAAAATCTTGAACCGGACCGGGATAAGAAGGAAAAAACGGAATTACTTCATAGTATTTTTTTTGTATAGTTTGAACGGTTGCAGTTGTGCCGTAGCTTAAACAAGCAACATCAGGCTCAAAAACTCCCGAACCCAAAACCTCCGATGCTTTGTCGGATGCTGCAGCAATAAGAGGCAAACCGGCAGGAATACCGGTAACTTTTGCTGCATCTTCACTTATATTTCCCAATAATTCTGCCGGTTTAACTAATTCAGTCAGCATTTTCGGTTTTACCGGAAACATTTTGCTGTTTCTGTGATTTTCCCCTGCCCATTTATGTTTTTTATAATCAAAAGGCATGTATCCGACCATGTTTCCTATTGAGTCAATAAATTTTCCTGTAAGTTTAAAAGTGAGCCAGCCCGAGAGATAAAGATATTTTTCAGTTTTCTCCCAAATATCAGCTTGGTTTTGAATTATCCAATTACATTCGGCATTTTTAACCGCATGCACAACAGATTCTTTCATATTAATCACCCTTAACGAAGTTCTTGCCAAAATTTTCGGATAATCTTTTGCTTTTGCCAACCTTTGATCAAGCCAAACAATTGCAGGTCTTAAGGGTATTCCGTTTTTATCGGTATTTATTACTGTTCCTCTTTGTGTAGTAATTGCAACAGCCTTTATTTTGTTTACGGGAACTTTTGTTTCAGAAAAAAGTTGCGAAGTAGTTTCGGAAAGTTTGTTCCAAAAATAATCAGGTTCTTGTTCTGCCCAACCCGGCTTTAATGAATAGTAAGGCTTTATATTTGTTTTTCTGATATCAACAATATTTCCCGACAAATCGAATAATACGGCTCTTATTGATTGTGTACCTACATCTATTGAAAGTATAATTTCAGAATTTGGTGTCATATTTTTAGGATAATTTAAAACTGTTCAATCCGTGAAAGTATAAAAAAATGAATAATTTGAATTCTTAACTGTAATTTATTCTTTATTTTGCATAAAATAATCAATTTGAAAAAAGTAATTATAGGTTTATCCGGAGGTGTTGATTCAAGCGTTGCTGCATATTTGTTAAAAGAACAAGGCTTTGACGTACATGCAGTATATATGATTAATTGGCATGATACAGAGGGAGTTATTGAAGGGAGTTGTCCGAGTGATGACGATGTTCTGGTTGCAAAACTTGTTGCCCGAAAGTTAAACATTCCTTTTCAAACAGTAGATTTTAGTGAACTTTATGCAAAACGAGTTGTTGATTATATGTTTTCGGAATATGAAAAAGGAAGAACGCCAAATCCTGACGTACTTTGCAACAGAGAAATTAAATTTGATGTTTTTTTAGATAAGGCTGTTGAACTCGGAGCCGAATATGTTGCAACCGGGCATTATTGCAGAAAAGAAACAACAGAAAAAAACGGAAAACAAATCCACAGATTACTTGCAGGAAGGGACGGTAATAAAGACCAATCTTACTTTTTATGCCAGCTTTCGCAAAAACAACTTGAAAAAGCTTTATTTCCGATAGGCGAACTTCAAAAATCGGAAGTCAGAGATATTGCCGATAAATTAGGGCTTGCAAGTGCACATAAAAAAGATTCGCAAGGTATATGTTTTGTCGGGAAAGTCGATTTGCCTACTTTTCTGCAACAAAAATTAAAAAGTAAAACAGGTGATATTGTTTTAATACCAAATAATCTTCCGGAATTTCAAAAAACAAAAGATCATACAAATTTAAAGTTTGAGGAACAATTAAGATTATTATCTGAACCTTATTTTTACAAACCCGAAGACGGTAAAATTGTCGGACAACACCAAGGTGCACATTTTTACACAATAGGACAAAGAAGAGGGATCGGAATCGGAGGTTTAAAAGAGCCCCCTTTTGTTCTTGATATTGATGTAGAAAAAAATATTGTTTATATAGGTGAAGGGAAACAACATCCGGGGCTTTTCAGAAAAGGGTTATTTATTTCAAAAGATGAAATACATTGGGTTCGTCCGGATTTAAAAATTAAAACAGGCGATTCAAAAAAGTTTTATGTAAGAATAAGATACAGACAGGCTTTGCAAGATGCTGTTTTATTTATGAAAGATAAAGGAGCATATATTATTTTTGATAAAGACCAAAGAGGAATTACTTCAGGGCAATTTGCAGCTTTTTATATTGAAGATGAATTAATCGGTTCGGGGGTTATAGCATAAAAAAAGGTCGCAAAAAATACGACCTGAGATTTTAAAATTTTCAACTTTATTCTTGCTCCGCTAAAAACTTTTCAGCATCAAGTGCCGCCATACAACCTGAGCCGGCAGCAGTTACAGCTTGTCTGTATATTGAATCTTGAATATCGCCTGCTGCAAAAACTCCCGGTATATTTGTTTTTGAAGTTCCGGGTATTGTTTTTATATAACCGGTTTCATCTGTATCAATAAAATCTTTAAATAATTCAGAGTTTGGTTTATGACCGATTGCAACAAAGAAACCGTCAATTTTAATTTTAACTTCTTCTTCATCGGATTTACCTTTGCGTTTTATTAAGGTTGCTCCGGTTACCACATTTGTTCCCGTAACTTCCTTTGTGTTATGTTCATACAAAACTTCAATATTAGGAGTGTTTTCAACACGCTTAATCATTGCTTTTGAAGCACGCATATAAGGTTTTCTGATAATTAAATATACTTTTTTAGCAATGCTTGCAAGATAAGATGCCTCCTCTGCAGCGGTATCTCCTCCTCCGACTACTGCAACATCCATGTCTTTATAAAAGAACCCGTCACATGTTGCACATGCAGAAACACCTGCACCCTTAAATTTAGTTTCGGATTCCAATCCGAGATATTTTGCGGTTGCTCCGGTTGCAATAATTACGGTTTCGGCAATAAACGGTTTTTTATTATCGACAATTACTTTAAACGGTCTTTTGGAAAAATCAACTGATGTAACTTCTCCCCATTGTACATCCGTTCCGAATCGTTCGGCTTGTGCTTTAAGGTCTTCCATCATTACCGGTCCTGTAACACCTTCGGGGTAACCCGGGAAATTATCAACTTCGGTTGTTGTCGTTAATTGCCCGCCGGCTTCCATGCCTTGGATAACGACCGGTTTCAAGTTTGCTCTGGCAGCATAAATTGCTGCTGTATATCCTGCCGGTCCCGAACCAATAATTAAGCATTTTACATTTTCGACAGCTTCCATCTCTACTGACTTATTGTCATTGTTTTCTTCTATGTTTAATGTTTTAAAAAAACTCATATTTTTTAATTTTAATTGATATTCCTGATTAATTGCCAAATTTAATC encodes the following:
- the trxB gene encoding thioredoxin-disulfide reductase; translation: MEAVENVKCLIIGSGPAGYTAAIYAARANLKPVVIQGMEAGGQLTTTTEVDNFPGYPEGVTGPVMMEDLKAQAERFGTDVQWGEVTSVDFSKRPFKVIVDNKKPFIAETVIIATGATAKYLGLESETKFKGAGVSACATCDGFFYKDMDVAVVGGGDTAAEEASYLASIAKKVYLIIRKPYMRASKAMIKRVENTPNIEVLYEHNTKEVTGTNVVTGATLIKRKGKSDEEEVKIKIDGFFVAIGHKPNSELFKDFIDTDETGYIKTIPGTSKTNIPGVFAAGDIQDSIYRQAVTAAGSGCMAALDAEKFLAEQE
- a CDS encoding HAMP domain-containing histidine kinase, which codes for MNIYSRKQKYKFIIFITALIIGVGFILYAGSLSKEISEQEREKIKIWAESLKETSEMPLDAEISPTLYKILLENKSIPVILLDEDMSIITHRNLNEKKIQDSIYLQNKLELMKEQHEPIVIEYLAGHKNYVYYEDSALLRNLYYYPYFQILVVTFFIAISYFAFSSAKRAEENQLWAGMSKETAHQLGTPISALVAWVELLKLKSEDKQLIEEVSKDVKRLETITERFSGIGSSPVLMRNNLYKVLINSVSYLQRRTSKKVEYILNFDKEGELLIPLNESLFEWVIENMCKNAIDAMQGKGKITISVTEKKENVFIDVHDTGKGIAKSQFKTVFKPGYTTKKRGWGLGLSLVKRIIESYHSGKVYVKSSEVNKGTTFRINLKK
- the mnmA gene encoding tRNA 2-thiouridine(34) synthase MnmA — translated: MKKVIIGLSGGVDSSVAAYLLKEQGFDVHAVYMINWHDTEGVIEGSCPSDDDVLVAKLVARKLNIPFQTVDFSELYAKRVVDYMFSEYEKGRTPNPDVLCNREIKFDVFLDKAVELGAEYVATGHYCRKETTEKNGKQIHRLLAGRDGNKDQSYFLCQLSQKQLEKALFPIGELQKSEVRDIADKLGLASAHKKDSQGICFVGKVDLPTFLQQKLKSKTGDIVLIPNNLPEFQKTKDHTNLKFEEQLRLLSEPYFYKPEDGKIVGQHQGAHFYTIGQRRGIGIGGLKEPPFVLDIDVEKNIVYIGEGKQHPGLFRKGLFISKDEIHWVRPDLKIKTGDSKKFYVRIRYRQALQDAVLFMKDKGAYIIFDKDQRGITSGQFAAFYIEDELIGSGVIA
- a CDS encoding FGGY-family carbohydrate kinase; the protein is MTPNSEIILSIDVGTQSIRAVLFDLSGNIVDIRKTNIKPYYSLKPGWAEQEPDYFWNKLSETTSQLFSETKVPVNKIKAVAITTQRGTVINTDKNGIPLRPAIVWLDQRLAKAKDYPKILARTSLRVINMKESVVHAVKNAECNWIIQNQADIWEKTEKYLYLSGWLTFKLTGKFIDSIGNMVGYMPFDYKKHKWAGENHRNSKMFPVKPKMLTELVKPAELLGNISEDAAKVTGIPAGLPLIAAASDKASEVLGSGVFEPDVACLSYGTTATVQTIQKKYYEVIPFFPSYPGPVQDFFNTEIMIYRGFWMVNWFKNEFGSKEVEIAEKTGQTPEELFDEMIKKIPPGSLGLTLQPYWSPGVKIPGTEAKGAIIGFGDVHNRAHIYRAILEGLAYALKEGLQRTEKKTKTKIRKIIVSGGGSQSEQALQLTADIFNLPVEKPHIYETSALGAAINAAVGMKYFNSYEDAVKNMCRTEKSYSPQQKNKEIYDKLYKKVYLRMYKRLKKLYNEIRDITDYPEKI